Genomic window (Granulicella arctica):
CAAATGACTGAGTGGGAGGAAGGCTCCTCCCTGGCTTCAGCCGGCAAGCCGTCTTCCGGCCACCCACCTCTGCGGGGCCTGTTCCTGCCCGCAACGCCGACCCTGAAAGCCTCTCCTGCGCTCCGCGCCCAGCAAGGGAACCAAACCTGCTGAGGGGCTCCGCCCCTGGCGCGCGCAAGGGGTTTCCCGCAGTCTTCCGCGCTTCGCTTGTGCAGACCTTCGCTCCGCTCGTCATTTCCACTCCAGCTCCGCCTCCGTTTCAAGGATGGGTGATACCCCTCCCCTTGCACTTGCCGCCCCCGCTGGCGTGGGCCAGGGCCAAGGCGTGTTTGTGAGCAAACACAGCACAGCCATTAAAAACGGAGGAACCACCCATGAACACCACTCAGCCCACCACGAACGAAACCAGCAACATCGCCACCCTTCCCGCAACCCCCAAGCCTCAGACTTCCCGCGAAGTCATCCAGGCCAATGTGCAGCTTCTCATCGAGCAGTTGGAAGCGGGACACAGCGAAGGCCTCACCGCCTACCTCACCGCGATGGGCCGATTCCACAACTACAGCTTCGGGAACATTCTGGAGATTGCACGGCAGAGGCCAAATGCAGCCCGCGTTGCAGGTCTGTATGCGTGGAACCAACTTGGACGCAAGGTGATGAAGGGCCAGAAGGGAATCCGCATTCTTGCCCCAATGATTGGAGCCCGCAAGAAGAAGGACACCGAGGCTAACAAGAGCAAAGACCCCGCAGCCGTCAACGCTCCCGTGTTGGTCGGATTTCGCGCCGTTTATGTGTTCGACGTGAGCCAGACCGAAGGCGCACCGCTTCCCGAGTTCACCGAGCGCACCAAGGGAGAAGTAGGGCAGTACCGCGAACGCCTTATCAACTGCACCATCGATCAGGGTATCCAGCTTGAGTTCAAGGATTCCATCGCGCCCGCGCTCGGAATGAGCTACGGCGGGAAGATTGCCATTCTTCCCGGCCAGGAACCAGCCGAGGAGTTCAGCACCCTTGTTCACGAACTCGCACACGAGATGTTGCACAAGGCAGAACGCCGCACCGCCACCACCAAGACCGTACGCGAGACAGAAGCCGAGGCAATCGCCTTTGTTGTGTCTCAGACAATCGGCCTGGACGCTGGACTCGCATCAGCCGACTACATCCAGCTTTACCACGGCAACGCCGCACTCCTCACCGAGAGCTTGGAAGTCATTCAGCGCACCGCCGCCCTGATTCTTTCCGCACTGGAAACCAAGGAAGAGGCAGAGCAGCCCGAAGCCGCACCCGCAACCGAGCAGCCCAACACCGACACCGTACTCGCGGAGGTGGCCTAGTGCAAACCATTCTCGACATCCTCAAGAAGGCCGGCGGGTGGCACCCTGGCCTCTACCTCAAGATCGACAACGCGCCATTTATGGAGCTTGTCATTGAAGCCCTAGACGAGTCAGGTCCCATGGGTTTGCCCGCCCTTTCAGTCGCCCACTACGGCACACAGAACGGCGATGCGATGCGCGACCCCGAGATGTATTTCGAGCTTGGCATCGGTGGAGGGTCGCACCTGAACCCCTTCTACTGGCGAAACGACTATGCCGGGGTAGAGCAGTGGAGCCGCAATATCGTCGGCACCAACTATGTGCAACTTGTGGAACTGCACCAGGAACACAAACGCTTCGCCGAGTTGTGGGACAGGAACCTGCGTCAGCAGGGCTTCGCCGAAGCCTACGAGCAGCACCGCAAGAACCGCCACTAACATTTTCCGTTCCGTCACGGAGCGGAAACCGATCCAGGGCGACCGCTCCGCAAACTCTCACCCCAACCATGCTCACAGGAGAACTACCGTGCAAAACAGCAGCGAATTCCAGTACATCGCCATCGACACGATTCACGAATCAGCCACCAACCCCCGCCGTACCTTTGATGAGTGCAAGCTGGGCGAGCTCGCCGAGAGCATCCGCACTAACGGCCTCATCCAGCCAATCACCGTTCGGCCCAACCCGGAAGGATTCGAGATTGTCGCAGGAGCCAGACGCTTTCGTGCCGCGCAGCTTGCCGAATTGTTTTCTCTCCCCGCCCGCATCGTCGATATCACCGACGCCCAGGCGCTTGAGTGGCAGCTAGTCGAGAATTCGCAGAGGGTAGACGTTCACCCTTACGAAGAAGCACAGGGCTTTCAGCGGCTTTTAGACATGCCCGGTTATGACGTGGCAACGCTGGTCGAGAAGTCAGGCAAGAGCCCCGCGCACGTCTACGCCCGTTTGTCTCTGCTGCAGCTCATTCCGTCGATTGCCGAGGCGTTCAGCGCCGAGCGCATTACGGCTTCTCACGCCAACCTACTTGCCCGCCTCCCGCAGGATGTGCAAGCCAACGCTTATGAGCAGTGCTGGCGCAAGGACTGGCAGGACAAAGAGCCGCACCTGCTACCCGCCAAGCACCTTTCCGCATGGATACAAACGAACCTCTATCTCTCTCTTGCCGACGCGCCATTCAACAAGGAAGACACCGCCTTGAACCCGCCTGCCGGAGCCTGCGTTACCTGTCCGCGCCGCAGTGGATTCAATACATCACTGTTCGCCGACGTTCAGGGCGACCAGTGCCTTGACGCGCCTTGCTTTCAAATGAAGGTAAACGCCCACATCGACCGCGAGATCGCAGCCCATCCCGAACTCATCCAGATAGAGAACGGATTCCGCGCCCCCAAAGAGCAGCGACCCGGCGCCGTGCGCGGCGGCACCTATCGCGAAGTCGACACCACCAACCAGAACCCCGACGCGGAACCCGTTGCCCCCTGCGAAGCCGCCAAACCCGCCATCATCGTTTACGGCAAGCGCGTAGGCACCACCCTCACAGTTTGCACCGATAGCAATTGCCCCATTCACGATCCTCGCGCCGCCGCCAAAGCCGCTGAACACCCCGCCCCGGTTATGCCGCCAGCACCCCCAACAGAAACCGAGGAAGAGGCAGAAGCCCGGAGGCAGCAGCACGAACAGCAACAGAAGAAGTACGCCGCCGAGCAGGAGCGCAGGACCGAGGAGTTCCGGCAGCGGCAGGAACGCGAACAGCAGGAGTACGAGGCGGAACAAGCGAGGCGCGAAGAGCGGCGCACGGCACGTGTCGCAACGTTCGACCGCATTATTGCTGCAGCCCCGGCCAGCTTCACTGCGCCTCAACTGCGGGTGGTCCTCCGCGCCATCGTCAACCTTGACCCGTACACCTTTGCTGATGATCTGGCTGAGGATATCGCCGCCAAGAATGAGAACGAGCAGCGCAGCGCGGAAGAACTTCTGCTGGCCACCATCGACGCTACCGCCGATGAAAGACTGACAGTGTTTGCACTTCGCCTTGCCCTCTCCGGTCACGTCGGCATTCCGAGCGAAAACGAATTCGACTTCCTCACAGAAGCCGAAGCGGTCTTCGCTCCGCTCAAACCCCAGAAGAAAACGAGCGCGGCGAAAGCCAAGAAACCAACGCTGGTGAAACCTCAGGGAAAGACACCCAACAACAAGAGCAAAGCAGCAAAGAAGCTGATCGCCGCCTAGACCAAGATGGGGGCCACACGGCCCCCGTCATTTCTTATCGTTTGCAGAAAGGAGCCAGGTGCAACCGTGGATAAGACAGAACAAGCCATTCGCAGGACCCTTGCCGCCATCGATGCGCCTCTGTATGACATCGGCATCCTGAGTGAACGCGGCATGTTTCCCCGCATGGATGCCCTCGCGGCCTCTCAGGTACTCTGCCGCATACCTTATCTCAAGTTCCGAAACGTGCAAGGAGCGCATATATTCTTCCGGCCCAGCGGAGAACACCGCTTCACCGTACTGGACGATCTCGACCGGCCCACCGTCATCCGGCTCTCCGCAGATGGTTTCGCGCCTTGCAGCTTGGTCGAGACCAGTCCCGGAAATTTTCAGGTATGGCTCAAACACGCTCAAGTCCTCTCAAAAGCTCATGGCAGCTTGGCAGCCCGAACCCTCGCCGCTCGCTATGGGGCCGATCCTAGCGCGGCTGATTGGAGAAGATTCGGACGGCTTCCCGGCCTAACAAACCGCAAGCCAGTTCACCGCAAGCCAGACGGACAATTCCCATTCGTCCGGCTTACCGCTTATTCCGGAAGCGTCTACGTCAAGGCTGAGGCCTTCACATCCGAAATCTCATCTCTCTATAGAGAGCAGGAACAGCAACGGAATGCCTTGAGGCAGAGCTTCCGGCCGTCATACCACCTGAGTTCCAGCCTCAGTCTCAGCCGATTCCGGAATGCGCCTAGATATGCAGGGCGTCCCGCAGCGGCAGATATGGCCTTCGCCATAGCCGCCTGTGCCCACGGGTGGCCTGAAAGCGGTATCGCCGCCGCTCTCACTAGCGACTACCTCTCCCGCAACGTCAGTCAGTCGCGGCGCAATGCTTACATCCGCAGAACTCTCGCAAAAGCAATCCTTTGGGCGGCTCGCTGATCCAGCGCGGGAGAACCCCCTTCGGGTTCTCCCCATCCCTCATCCCGCCCTCTCCGACACGCTCCACCTTGAGCGCATTCTGGGGCCGTTCCCTCCCCGCACCCCTCCCTTGCGGTTGTTGAGAGCTAGATTGATGGACCGCCAGCCTCCAAAGTTACGCAGGCCTGGTCTTAGCGGGCCATGACCTTCTCATCATGACAGGTGTAGGCGACGTGGTATCCGCCGTTCTGCAAGACTTCACGCGCAATGGCAACCTCTTCGGTTGTCCCATGGACCACGAGGAGGAACTTGTCAGTTTTCAGAGCTGTCTCGAACTCGATGATGCTGTCTTTGGGAATGCCAATACTTGCCAGCGCTGCGCCAAGCGCGCTCAATCCGCCTACAACGGCTGCGCCTTCCAGGCCCCCAACGATCCACGCCACCAGCGGACCGGCAACGAGAAGCGGTCCGATGCCGGGAATCGCGAACATCGCAGAACCGAAGAGCAACCCCCAGAAACCGCCCCAGTACGCACCCATCTTGCCCCAGTACTGCATCCGATCGCCGATATTGTAGTAGCCGACCGCATGCTCCTCGGTGTGCGTATCTTTAGCTGCGATCGAGAGACTCTTCAGACTCACACCCGCATCCTGCAGTTCCTGTATGGCTTTCTCTGCCTGTTCATGAGTGTGGTAAACGGCAACGACGGTATCGGTTTTCAGCATTGGTACTCCTTTTGAAACTCAAATTCGCTCTCGCGCTTTCACTAAGCCTCTACCCTGCAATCCGTGCTCGCTGTGCAATCCGATACAACTTGGAAAGCTCGTGAGACGGACAATCGGAGTCTGGGTTCCGAAAGCCCCAAATTCCTCGTGACTGCGCATGAAAGGAAGTTGCTTACGAACGATAGACACGCAAGTGCAAACTCCCAGTTCTACCTGGTAGGCGCCGGGATCGCCTCCCTTGCCGCCGCTGCCTTCTTGATCCGTGATGGAGGGGAAAAAGGCCACAACATCATCATTCTCGAAGCGTCCTCAATGATGGGCGGCAGCCTGGACGCGGCTGGAACGCCGCAGGATGGTTACTCCATGCGGGGCGGCAGGATGTTTGAGAGCAAGTACCTGTGTACTTTTGATCTCTTCTCTTCCATACCCACTATGGACGATAGTCGCACGGTGACAGAGGAAACGTTCGCCTGGAATAAGACCTTGAAAACGTCTTCCAAGTCGCGGCTTGTTAGGGATGGCAAAGGGATCACAGCTCCTGCCTTTGGACTGAGCGAAGCGCATATTCTTTCAATCGAGCGCCTCAGTATGGAGCCCGAGGCGATGCTGGGCAGAACAAGCATCGCTGAGCAGTTCGAGGCAGACTTCTTCCTCACCGACTTCTGGTTCATGTGGTGCACGACCTTCGCTTTCCAGCCTTGGCATAGCGCCGTCGAGTTCAAGCGCTATCTCGTTCGGTTCACGCACATGGTGTCTGGCTTCAACACGCTTGAAGGCATTATGCGCACGGTCTACAACCAGTACGATTCGCTGGTTAGACCCTTATGGAAATGGCTTGAAGAACGCGGCGTACAGATTCGATATGACGCCTGCGTAACTAAGCTCGACCTGACGCATGACTCTGAAGGATATAGCGTAAGCCGCATCCTGTTTGATCAAGCAGGCGAAGAGAAGCAGATCATCGTCTCCGATGACGCGTTTGTTCTGGTGACGCTCGGGTCAATGACCGAAGGATCTTCGGTGGGGTCGAACGATCGGGCACCTTCGCTCCTCGGCAAAATTGGCCGCGGGTCGTGGGCTCTGTGGGAGTCGATAGCAAACGGCCAGACTGACTCCGGCAACCCAACAAACTTTGCCGCGCATGTGGATGAGTCAAAATGGCTGTCCTTCACGGCCACCCTGAGCAAACCTGACCTTTTCGACTTCATACGCGATCTAACGGGAAATGCGCCAGGCGAGGGCGGACTTATCACGTTTCCAAATTCAAGCTGGCTAATGTCCGTCGTTCTGCCGCATCAACCGCACTTCATCGGTCAGCCCGAAAACGTGCAGGTGCTCTGGGGCTACGGCCTCTTCGTAGACAAGCCCGGCGACTTCGTTAAGAAGCCGATGGCGGAGTGCACCGGCCGGGAAGTTATGATCGAGTTGCTAGGCCATCTCCATGTGCAATCAGGATCGAAGCACATCCTCGATACCTGCCAGTGTATTCCATGCCTAATGCCGTTCATCACAAGTCAATTCTTGCGGCGAAGCCACGGCGACCGGCCCAACGTGATTCCTAAACGATCCAGGAATCTGGCATTTATAGGCGAATTTTGCGAGATGCCGGACGATGTCGTCTTCACGGTGGAATATTCGGTTCGTTCAGCTATGACCGCCGTCTACGGTCTGCTGGGTTTGGAGCTCAAACCGCCTCCAGTCTACAAAGGAGCCTACGACCTCAAGGTCCTGGCCGAAGCCTACCGCGCTCTGCATCAGTAACCCTTATCGATATTCGTGCTTCCAACGCGCGGGAGCATACGTATCACCTCGACCGGAGTTCGATGCGAATGACCGTAAAGACGCCTTTGGACACTTCACAGCTGCTAATGCCAGGGAGGCCTTTCCCTCTTGGTCCCACCATCTGTAAGAAGGGAACTAACTTCAGCCTCTTCTCAGCAAGTGCCACGATGGTTGAGCTTCTTCTCTTCAAAGGAGTCGATGACCTGGGGCCGTCAAGAACTATAGAACTCGACGCCCAGCGCAACCGCACTTCTCATTACTGGCATATTCTGGTCTGCGGCGTCGCAGCGGGACAGCTATACGGCTTTAGAGTTCACGGCCCGGACGACCCTGCGGCAGGTCATCGCTTTGACAGCCAGAAGGTTCTGCTGGATCCGTACGGCAGGAGCGTAGCCGTAGGCGAAAACTATAGCCGAGCCGCCGCCTGCAGACCCGGGGATACCGTCGCAACCTGCATGAAAAGCGTTGTCGTTGACCCAAGCCGGTTTGATTGGGAGGATGACTGCCCACTCAACCATCCGTTTCGGCAGACGGTTATTTATGAAATGCATGTTGCGGGCTTTACACGGAATCCGAACTCCGGAGTACCGGCCACCAAGCGTGGCACGTTCCTCGGTGTGGTGGATAAAATTCCGTACCTTCAAACGCTCGGAGTTACTGCTGTGGAGCTTCTACCCGTATTTCAATTCGATTCCCAGGATGTGCCCAACCGTCTGGAGAATTACTGGGGGTATGACCCGGTTTCGTTCTTCGCGCCACATCTGGCGTACTGCACGGACCGCGATCCGCAGCACTGCATGGACGAGTTCAGAATGATGGTGAAAGCACTTCACAAGGCAGGGATAGAGGTCATCCTCGATGTGGTGTACAACCACACCTCTGAGGGAAACGAGCAGGGCCCAACCGTCTGCTTTCGCGGCTTTGAAAACAACGTCTACTACATCCTCAACCAGGACAAAGCCCAGTACGCCAATTTCACCGGGTCTGGCAATACGTTGAAGGCGAACCAGTCCATTGTCAAACGCCTCATTCTCGACAGCCTGGCGTACTGGGTGACCGAGATGCATGTGGACGGGTTCCGATTTGATTTGGCATCTGTGTTTTCAAGGAACGAAGCCGGAGAGCCCATGATCAACGCTCCCATTATCTGGGAGATTGATTCGCACCCCGCACTCGCCGGCACAAAGCTCATTGCAGAAGCCTGGGATGAAGGAGGTCTGTATCAGGTCGGTAGTTTCGGACCTGATAAGTGGAAGGAATGGAATGGGCAGTTCAGGGATGACATACGAGCTTTTGTAAAGGGCGACCAAGGCACGGTGGTGAAGCTGAGGGAGCGAATCACGGGGAGCCTGGACCTCTACGGAGTAGGGGACCGACCGACAGGCCAAAGTATCAATTTCGTCACTTGCCATGACGGATTCACGGTCAACGACCTCGTGTCATATGACTCAAAGCACAACGAAGCCAATGGGGAGGGCGGCCGCGATGGGACGGATACCAATCACAGCTGGAACTGCGGGGCCGAGGGTCCGAGCGGAGATCAGACCATCTCACTTCTGAGATCGCGGCAGATCAAGAACCTGCTTGCTCTTACACTGCTTTCGGCAGGCACGCCTATGCTGCTGATGGGCGATGAAGGCCGTCGCACCCAAGGTGGGAACAACAACGCCTATTGCCAGAATAATGCGGCGAGCTGGTTCGATTGGAGGTTGGAAACTGGCAATCGGGATTTGGGCCGCTATGTTGCGCATCTGATCCGGTTGCGTTTTGGAACCGAGGTCTTAGGCAATGGTGGACGCTTCACCCTGGAGCAGTATCAGACCGAAGCGCAGTATGAGTGGCACGGGATCGAGCTCGGAAAGCCAGACTGGAAGGCCGATTCTCACTCAATCGCCTTCACGTTACATACGGCCTCGCAAAAGCGTCTGCTTTACGTGGCAGTTAACGCTTTCTGGGACACTCTTTCCTTCCAGTTGCCTAGCGGTGGAGCAGCCGGCCCGCTTGGCTGGCGGCGAATCGTGGACACCTCTCTCGCTTCGCCCGACGACATCGCCGATGCTGGAAGGGGAGTTCCGGTCACGGATGCCAGGTATATCGTCAACTCGCGCTCATTGATTGTTCTCGAGACCAGCCTGAGCTAAGTGAGCAAAAGAGCACAGCCCCATACTCTTGGGCGAGATACTGTTTGATAGGCCAGCAGTTGGCCATGTCCCCGATCCTGGGCGGCACATTGGCCAAGACTAGGGAGAAAAGCGATGTCAGACGAACATGAGGCATCGAACTTCGGCGTCATATCTTCCATCCGGGGCAGTGTCGTGGACGCGCACTTTCCTGGCTTACTACCTTCTGTATTCTCCATCCTGCGCTGTGGCACCAAGGAAGCTATTGTCGTTGAGGTGATGGAGCAGATCGATCAACATCGGGTCCGGGGCATAGCGCTCACAGCTACCCAGGGACTCGCTCGCGGAATGGTGGTACGAGATACGGGTAAGCCTCTTCAAGCGCCTGTAGGCAAGACAATCATCTCGCGCATGTTCGATGTGTTCGGCCGCGCGATCGACCGTCAGGCAGAGCCGACAGAGACGGAATGGCGCAGTGTGCATCGGTCTCCACCGTCAATGGCAGATCGTCTTACCAAATCCGAGATCTTTCAGACTGGCATTAAGGCAATCGATGTGCTGGTACCGCTGGAGCGCGGAGGCAAAGCGGGTCTCTTCGGAGGGGCGGGTGTAGGCAAGACCGTGCTGCTGACCGAGATGATCCACAACATGATCGGCCACCAAAAGGGGATGAGTATTTTCTGCGGCATCGGCGAGCGTTGCCGCGAAGGGGAAGAGCTCTACAGCGGTATGAAGGATGCCGGCGTTCTCAAAGACATGGTCATGGTCTATGGCCAAATGAACGAGCCGCCCGGCGCTCGTTTTCGCGTGGGCCACGCGGCACTTACCATGGCGGAATACTTCCGGGACGACGAGCATCGCGATGTCCTCTTTCTGGTCGACAACATCTTCCGCTTTATCCAAGCGGGTATGGAGGTCTCCGGCCTGCTCGGACAGATGCCTTCGCGGCTTGGATATCAATCCACCATGGGCACAGAGTTGTCCGGACTGGAAGAGCGCATCGCCAACACGCGGGCCGGTGCGATCACGTCGATCCAAGCTGTCTACGTGCCTGCAGATGACCTTACGGATCCCGCTGCGGAACACGTCTTCGGACACCTGTC
Coding sequences:
- a CDS encoding RepB family DNA primase yields the protein MDKTEQAIRRTLAAIDAPLYDIGILSERGMFPRMDALAASQVLCRIPYLKFRNVQGAHIFFRPSGEHRFTVLDDLDRPTVIRLSADGFAPCSLVETSPGNFQVWLKHAQVLSKAHGSLAARTLAARYGADPSAADWRRFGRLPGLTNRKPVHRKPDGQFPFVRLTAYSGSVYVKAEAFTSEISSLYREQEQQRNALRQSFRPSYHLSSSLSLSRFRNAPRYAGRPAAADMAFAIAACAHGWPESGIAAALTSDYLSRNVSQSRRNAYIRRTLAKAILWAAR
- a CDS encoding DUF1269 domain-containing protein, which gives rise to MLKTDTVVAVYHTHEQAEKAIQELQDAGVSLKSLSIAAKDTHTEEHAVGYYNIGDRMQYWGKMGAYWGGFWGLLFGSAMFAIPGIGPLLVAGPLVAWIVGGLEGAAVVGGLSALGAALASIGIPKDSIIEFETALKTDKFLLVVHGTTEEVAIAREVLQNGGYHVAYTCHDEKVMAR
- the glgX gene encoding glycogen debranching protein GlgX, which gives rise to MPGRPFPLGPTICKKGTNFSLFSASATMVELLLFKGVDDLGPSRTIELDAQRNRTSHYWHILVCGVAAGQLYGFRVHGPDDPAAGHRFDSQKVLLDPYGRSVAVGENYSRAAACRPGDTVATCMKSVVVDPSRFDWEDDCPLNHPFRQTVIYEMHVAGFTRNPNSGVPATKRGTFLGVVDKIPYLQTLGVTAVELLPVFQFDSQDVPNRLENYWGYDPVSFFAPHLAYCTDRDPQHCMDEFRMMVKALHKAGIEVILDVVYNHTSEGNEQGPTVCFRGFENNVYYILNQDKAQYANFTGSGNTLKANQSIVKRLILDSLAYWVTEMHVDGFRFDLASVFSRNEAGEPMINAPIIWEIDSHPALAGTKLIAEAWDEGGLYQVGSFGPDKWKEWNGQFRDDIRAFVKGDQGTVVKLRERITGSLDLYGVGDRPTGQSINFVTCHDGFTVNDLVSYDSKHNEANGEGGRDGTDTNHSWNCGAEGPSGDQTISLLRSRQIKNLLALTLLSAGTPMLLMGDEGRRTQGGNNNAYCQNNAASWFDWRLETGNRDLGRYVAHLIRLRFGTEVLGNGGRFTLEQYQTEAQYEWHGIELGKPDWKADSHSIAFTLHTASQKRLLYVAVNAFWDTLSFQLPSGGAAGPLGWRRIVDTSLASPDDIADAGRGVPVTDARYIVNSRSLIVLETSLS
- a CDS encoding ParB/RepB/Spo0J family partition protein; translated protein: MQNSSEFQYIAIDTIHESATNPRRTFDECKLGELAESIRTNGLIQPITVRPNPEGFEIVAGARRFRAAQLAELFSLPARIVDITDAQALEWQLVENSQRVDVHPYEEAQGFQRLLDMPGYDVATLVEKSGKSPAHVYARLSLLQLIPSIAEAFSAERITASHANLLARLPQDVQANAYEQCWRKDWQDKEPHLLPAKHLSAWIQTNLYLSLADAPFNKEDTALNPPAGACVTCPRRSGFNTSLFADVQGDQCLDAPCFQMKVNAHIDREIAAHPELIQIENGFRAPKEQRPGAVRGGTYREVDTTNQNPDAEPVAPCEAAKPAIIVYGKRVGTTLTVCTDSNCPIHDPRAAAKAAEHPAPVMPPAPPTETEEEAEARRQQHEQQQKKYAAEQERRTEEFRQRQEREQQEYEAEQARREERRTARVATFDRIIAAAPASFTAPQLRVVLRAIVNLDPYTFADDLAEDIAAKNENEQRSAEELLLATIDATADERLTVFALRLALSGHVGIPSENEFDFLTEAEAVFAPLKPQKKTSAAKAKKPTLVKPQGKTPNNKSKAAKKLIAA
- the atpD gene encoding F0F1 ATP synthase subunit beta, producing MSDEHEASNFGVISSIRGSVVDAHFPGLLPSVFSILRCGTKEAIVVEVMEQIDQHRVRGIALTATQGLARGMVVRDTGKPLQAPVGKTIISRMFDVFGRAIDRQAEPTETEWRSVHRSPPSMADRLTKSEIFQTGIKAIDVLVPLERGGKAGLFGGAGVGKTVLLTEMIHNMIGHQKGMSIFCGIGERCREGEELYSGMKDAGVLKDMVMVYGQMNEPPGARFRVGHAALTMAEYFRDDEHRDVLFLVDNIFRFIQAGMEVSGLLGQMPSRLGYQSTMGTELSGLEERIANTRAGAITSIQAVYVPADDLTDPAAEHVFGHLSASLVLSRKRASEGLYPAIDLLQSNSAMATAGIVGKRHYGIAQQIRKTLAEYEALKDIVAMLGLDQLSPADRLTVGRARRLERFLTQPFFATEQFSGLKGKQVSLEDALDGCERILRDEFKDLPESALYMIGAISELKQAAPKPQEPQTAPASMLPPSVPAGAAHAA
- a CDS encoding DUF6908 domain-containing protein, which produces MQTILDILKKAGGWHPGLYLKIDNAPFMELVIEALDESGPMGLPALSVAHYGTQNGDAMRDPEMYFELGIGGGSHLNPFYWRNDYAGVEQWSRNIVGTNYVQLVELHQEHKRFAELWDRNLRQQGFAEAYEQHRKNRH
- a CDS encoding ArdC family protein; translated protein: MNTTQPTTNETSNIATLPATPKPQTSREVIQANVQLLIEQLEAGHSEGLTAYLTAMGRFHNYSFGNILEIARQRPNAARVAGLYAWNQLGRKVMKGQKGIRILAPMIGARKKKDTEANKSKDPAAVNAPVLVGFRAVYVFDVSQTEGAPLPEFTERTKGEVGQYRERLINCTIDQGIQLEFKDSIAPALGMSYGGKIAILPGQEPAEEFSTLVHELAHEMLHKAERRTATTKTVRETEAEAIAFVVSQTIGLDAGLASADYIQLYHGNAALLTESLEVIQRTAALILSALETKEEAEQPEAAPATEQPNTDTVLAEVA
- a CDS encoding oleate hydratase: MLTNDRHASANSQFYLVGAGIASLAAAAFLIRDGGEKGHNIIILEASSMMGGSLDAAGTPQDGYSMRGGRMFESKYLCTFDLFSSIPTMDDSRTVTEETFAWNKTLKTSSKSRLVRDGKGITAPAFGLSEAHILSIERLSMEPEAMLGRTSIAEQFEADFFLTDFWFMWCTTFAFQPWHSAVEFKRYLVRFTHMVSGFNTLEGIMRTVYNQYDSLVRPLWKWLEERGVQIRYDACVTKLDLTHDSEGYSVSRILFDQAGEEKQIIVSDDAFVLVTLGSMTEGSSVGSNDRAPSLLGKIGRGSWALWESIANGQTDSGNPTNFAAHVDESKWLSFTATLSKPDLFDFIRDLTGNAPGEGGLITFPNSSWLMSVVLPHQPHFIGQPENVQVLWGYGLFVDKPGDFVKKPMAECTGREVMIELLGHLHVQSGSKHILDTCQCIPCLMPFITSQFLRRSHGDRPNVIPKRSRNLAFIGEFCEMPDDVVFTVEYSVRSAMTAVYGLLGLELKPPPVYKGAYDLKVLAEAYRALHQ